One genomic window of Candidatus Pseudobacter hemicellulosilyticus includes the following:
- a CDS encoding type II toxin-antitoxin system RelE/ParE family toxin encodes MEKENKELFSVILSSRSVREISSSWEWYEDRAEGLGDRFVENVKAKIAQVVTNPTHYSARYKDYREASIDTFPFQLIFHLNSKKKTVRILSVFHSARNPRNKYKVKK; translated from the coding sequence ATGGAAAAAGAAAATAAGGAACTTTTTTCAGTAATCTTATCATCACGTTCTGTCAGGGAGATCAGCTCTTCATGGGAATGGTATGAGGATCGTGCAGAAGGACTCGGAGACAGGTTTGTTGAAAATGTAAAAGCCAAAATAGCCCAGGTAGTTACAAATCCTACTCACTACAGTGCCAGATACAAGGATTATCGCGAAGCCTCTATAGACACGTTCCCATTTCAGCTCATTTTTCACCTGAACAGTAAAAAAAAGACTGTTCGTATCCTGTCAGTATTCCATTCTGCAAGAAATCCCAGAAATAAATACAAGGTAAAAAAATGA
- a CDS encoding MBL fold metallo-hydrolase, which translates to MKVIPLSEGSFTIDKSKLFVPFDLSADDLQQRPVGSLLVEVQPFVVVTSEDVLLIDAGLGFTTPEGRLQLHQNLMDNGINPSEITKVLMSHLHKDHAGGVSLGEQKSLSFPQAKYYVQRKEMAFAFEKGFPSYITEELECLKDAPQVVWLEGDGVIDGYIRYQVTGAHSPFHQVFWIVDGGETVFFGGDDAPQLGQMRNKFIAKYDYDGKKCMELRQQWWVEGEEKKWTFLFYHDVKHPVWSFA; encoded by the coding sequence ATGAAAGTAATTCCACTGAGTGAAGGGTCCTTTACCATCGACAAATCCAAATTATTCGTGCCTTTTGACCTCTCGGCCGACGACCTGCAGCAGCGACCTGTGGGCAGCCTGCTGGTGGAAGTGCAGCCCTTTGTGGTGGTCACTTCGGAGGATGTGCTGCTGATTGATGCCGGGCTGGGCTTTACCACTCCCGAAGGCCGTTTGCAGCTGCACCAGAACCTCATGGACAATGGCATCAACCCATCCGAGATCACCAAAGTACTGATGTCACACCTGCACAAAGATCATGCGGGTGGTGTGAGCCTGGGCGAACAGAAGAGCCTGAGCTTTCCCCAAGCAAAATATTATGTTCAGCGCAAGGAAATGGCATTCGCTTTTGAAAAAGGCTTTCCTTCCTATATCACGGAAGAGCTGGAATGCCTGAAAGACGCACCGCAGGTGGTCTGGCTGGAGGGTGACGGCGTGATTGACGGGTATATCCGATACCAGGTTACCGGTGCGCATAGTCCCTTTCACCAGGTGTTCTGGATAGTGGATGGCGGTGAAACCGTTTTCTTTGGGGGAGATGATGCGCCGCAGCTGGGACAAATGCGGAACAAGTTCATTGCCAAATACGATTATGACGGGAAGAAATGTATGGAATTAAGGCAGCAGTGGTGGGTGGAAGGCGAGGAGAAGAAATGGACCTTCCTGTTTTACCATGATGTGAAACATCCTGTTTGGTCTTTTGCGTAG
- the rodA gene encoding rod shape-determining protein RodA: MSQKNPAISRGVDWVMIWLYLALVAIGLLSIFSVTYREGDPWLQSFLGFKTDYSKQFYFFCVSLVVGLFILLTDSKFFTATANIWYAFGILLLLLVFPFHTEVKGTNSIIRIGGFNLQPAEVCKIFVNMALAKYLSRVETDFTKPRSQLVAAAIVIVPALITIAQKETGLALVFFAFFLVMFREGLPPGYLIIGFSLAVLVVATLILDKDVLAIILTLIAAGAIYIMRRQIKRRRNVLVVIVLIWVACVGVQRFAVPFIFTKVLAKHQVERIFSLIGKENPYAALNTVEGDDPTPPKKKDTDYNVRQSKIAIGSGGFLGRGFLKGTQTRFDFVPEQRTDFIFCTIGEGFGFAGSVLVLGIYLFLLLRIVNIAERQRSVFSRCYAYGVASVLFFHMAINICMTIGLAPVIGIPLPFVSYGGTSLLSFSILLFILIRLDADRQMVLR, translated from the coding sequence ATGAGCCAAAAGAATCCTGCCATATCAAGAGGGGTAGACTGGGTGATGATCTGGTTGTACCTGGCATTGGTAGCCATCGGGCTGCTGAGTATTTTCTCGGTCACCTACCGGGAAGGCGATCCCTGGCTGCAAAGCTTCCTGGGCTTCAAGACCGACTACAGCAAGCAGTTCTATTTTTTCTGCGTGTCCCTGGTTGTGGGATTGTTCATCCTGCTCACCGATAGTAAATTCTTTACCGCCACCGCCAATATCTGGTATGCCTTCGGCATCCTGTTGCTGTTGCTGGTATTCCCTTTCCATACAGAAGTAAAAGGCACCAATTCCATTATCCGGATCGGCGGGTTCAACCTGCAGCCGGCGGAGGTCTGTAAGATCTTTGTGAATATGGCGCTGGCCAAATACCTGTCGCGCGTGGAAACGGATTTCACCAAACCGCGCTCGCAGCTGGTGGCGGCGGCCATTGTTATTGTGCCGGCCCTGATCACCATTGCGCAGAAAGAGACGGGGCTGGCCCTGGTGTTCTTCGCCTTCTTCCTGGTCATGTTCCGCGAAGGCCTGCCTCCCGGTTACCTGATCATTGGGTTCTCCCTGGCGGTGCTGGTGGTGGCTACCCTGATCCTGGATAAGGATGTGCTGGCCATTATCCTGACCCTGATTGCGGCAGGGGCCATTTATATTATGCGCCGGCAGATCAAGCGACGGCGGAATGTACTGGTGGTCATTGTGCTGATCTGGGTGGCCTGCGTGGGCGTCCAGCGATTTGCCGTGCCCTTCATCTTTACCAAAGTGCTGGCCAAACACCAGGTGGAACGGATCTTCTCGCTGATCGGTAAAGAGAATCCCTATGCTGCCCTGAATACAGTAGAAGGAGATGATCCCACTCCGCCCAAGAAAAAGGATACGGATTATAACGTCCGGCAGAGCAAGATAGCTATTGGCAGTGGCGGCTTCCTGGGCAGAGGCTTCCTGAAAGGCACCCAGACCCGCTTTGATTTTGTGCCGGAACAGCGAACGGATTTTATCTTCTGTACCATTGGAGAGGGCTTTGGCTTTGCCGGCAGTGTGCTGGTGCTGGGCATCTACCTGTTCCTGCTGCTGCGGATAGTGAATATTGCGGAGCGACAGCGAAGCGTATTCAGCCGCTGTTATGCATATGGCGTAGCTTCTGTATTGTTCTTCCATATGGCCATCAATATCTGTATGACCATCGGCCTGGCGCCGGTGATCGGTATTCCCCTGCCTTTTGTCAGCTACGGAGGCACCTCTTTACTGTCTTTCTCCATCCTGCTCTTTATCCTGATCCGGCTGGATGCGGACAGGCAGATGGTGCTGCGCTAA